Proteins encoded by one window of Arachis ipaensis cultivar K30076 chromosome B04, Araip1.1, whole genome shotgun sequence:
- the LOC107638859 gene encoding protein POLLENLESS 3 codes for MMFERSSPARCFVTPPQPQPSWTTRHSSSSSSSPNMALSESESKTSPLPSVAASSYPHNKDDLFHVIHKVPAGDSPYVKAKQVQLVDKDPARSISMFWAAINAGDRVESALKDMALVMKQLNRSDEAIEAIKSFRHLCLPESQESLDNILVELYKRSGRVDEEIAMLHHKLKQIEDGITFVGRSTKQARSQGRKIQITAEQEISRILGNLAWAYLQRGDYKIAEEHYRKALSFEVDRNKQCNLAICLMQMNKITEAKFLLQAVTTATKNRKMDDSFVKSYERATQMLSEMGSLSSSARNVSQCSPQNGPVDEPKKAPNIGNLGGRNWEVAECKTENWSSTSEVEASNARRRLYESPPDPAKRDQKVPYNKPKRCSWGFSNNGYQRETWGDFHSDHRSSFGSPNDLSAPPNGKWRAGTLDNPPADGSNQRSKPSESPLVGLNGDLANVTGKSQDSEISSAAEKSVTNVKTIEKKSWADIAEEEENEEQDDLFSGAYANYGGKDSGEVNDENANSNILCQQQPPGNGMLSRNPTVRRSLCFNPEQRPESASKTSASASNSESRRMPAIQSDSSFTRRNRLQVFQDITLQPETP; via the exons ATGATGTTTGAAAGAAGCTCTCCTGCGAGGTGCTTTGTGACGCCACCGCAGCCACAGCCGTCGTGGACAACAaggcattcttcttcttcttcgagttCTCCGAACATGGCACTGTCAGAGTCAGAGAGTAAAACATCACCATTACCATCAGTAGCAGCATCTTCTTATCCTCATAACAAAGATGATCTTTTTCACGTGATTCACAAGGTCCCTGCTGGGGACTCACCTTACGTGAAGGCTAAGCAAGTTCAG TTGGTGGATAAGGATCCAGCTAGATCAATTTCCATGTTTTGGGCAGCAATCAATGCTGGAGATCGTGTCGAAAGTGCCTTGAAGGACATGGCCTTAGTTATGAAGCAGCTGAATAGGTCTGATGAGGCAATTGAAGCTATTAAATCGTTTCGCCATCTCTGCCTTCCTGAATCCCAAGAATCTCTTGATAACATCCTGGTTGAACTCTACAAG AGGTCAGGGAGAGTTGATGAAGAGATTGCCATGCTCCATCACAAGTTGAAGCAAATTGAAGATGGTATCACTTTTGTGGGAAGGTCAACAAAACAGGCAAGATCTCAGGGGAGGAAGATCCAAATAACTGCAGAGCAAGAGATATCAAG GATACTAGGGAACTTGGCCTGGGCTTACTTGCAGAGAGGTGACTATAAGATTGCCGAAGAACATTATCG AAAAGCACTGTCTTTTGAGGTTGACAGGAACAAGCAATGCAACTTGGCAATCTGTTTGATGCAGATGAACAAGATTACAGAAGCAAAATTTCTGCTTCAGGCAGTGACAACTGCCACAAAAAACAGGAAGATGGATGATTCTTTCGTCAAATCATACGAACGTGCCACACAAATGCTGAGTGAGATGGGGTCTTTGTCGTCATCAGCAAGGAATGTATCACAGTGTTCTCCACAAAATGGTCCTGTTGATGAACCGAAGAAGGCTCCAAATATCGGAAACTTGGGTGGGAGGAATTGGGAAGTGGCTGAATGTAAGACAGAAAATTGGTCTTCAACATCTGAGGTGGAGGCATCTAATGCCAGGAGGAGGTTGTATGAGTCTCCACCAGATCCTGCAAAAAGAGACCAAAAGGTCCCTTACAATAAGCCGAAAAGATGTTCGTGGGGATTCAGTAATAATGGATATCAAAGGGAGACTTGGGGAGATTTCCATTCAGATCATAGATCTTCATTTGGTAGTCCAAATGATTTGTCTGCACCTCCCAATGGAAAGTGGAGAGCAGGGACATTGGATAATCCTCCTGCAGATGGCAGTAACCAGAGATCTAAACCATCAGAATCGCCTCTCGTGGGTTTGAATGGCGATTTGGCAAATGTCACAGGCAAAAGTCAGGATTCTGAAATCTCTTCTGCTGCTGAGAAATCTGTTACAAATGTAAAAACCATAGAGAAGAAGAGCTGGGCCGACATagccgaagaagaagaaaatgaagagcaAGATGATTTATTCAGTGGAGCATATGCAAATTATGGTGGTAAGGATAGTGGAGAGGTCAATGATGAGAATGCTAACTCAAACATTCTCTGTCAACAACAACCACCTGGGAATGGCATGTTGTCAAGGAATCCAACCGTGAGGCGGTCTTTGTGTTTCAATCCTGAACAAAGACCAGAATCAGCAAGCAAGACTTCAGCTTCGGCTTCAAACTCGGAAAGCCGAAGAATGCCTGCAATTCAAAGTGATTCTTCATTTACAAGGAGAAACAGATTGCAGGTTTTTCAGGACATCACTCTTCAGCCAGAAACCCCATGA
- the LOC107638863 gene encoding histidinol dehydrogenase, chloroplastic: protein MMMMKIYIHTAISASTNWNCSLIRPHRNNTLRPFNFAPSSSLSTDTFSSNRITCSSNSHSIKTYRLSQLTNDEVLGLKTRPRIDFSSIFSMVNPIVHDVQRRGDAAVKEYTSRFDKVELDRLVEVVPELPDPVLDPHIKEAFDVAYGNIYAFHAAQKSPERSVENMKVEKIFGPGNQYVTAAKMILQNSEAMVSIDMPAGPSEVLVIADKHAIPSHVAADLLSQAEHGPDSQVVLVTAGDGVDLNSIQEELSKQCNSLPRGEFASKALSHSFIVHARDMLEVPAATTHRRGVKRRSTKLSRKCRPSP, encoded by the exons atgatgatgatgaagatatACATACACACTGCGATTTCAGCTTCCACCAACTGGAATTGCTCTTTGATTCGACCACACCGTAACAACACCCTTAGACCGTTCAATTTTGCTCCCTCTTCTTCACTCTCTACGGATACTTTTTCAAGTAACCGCATAACTTGCTCCTCCAATTCCCATTCCATCAAGACCTATCGCTTGTCGCAGCTCACAAACGATGAGGTTCTCGGACTCAAGACCCGGCCCCGCATCGATTTCTCCTCCATTTTCAGCATG GTTAACCCCATTGTTCATGATGTTCAGAGAAGAGGGGATGCTGCAGTTAAAGA ATATACTTCAAGGTTTGACAAAGTTGAATTGGATAGATTGGTTGAAGTTGTGCCTGAGCTCCCAGACCCTGTG CTTGATCCTCATATTAAGGAAGCTTTTGATGTTGCCTATGGCAATATATATGCGTTTCATGCTGCTCAGAAGTCACCTGAGAGAAGCGTTGAGAACATGAAA GTTGAAAAGATCTTTGGCCCTGGAAACCAATATGTCACAGCTGCAAAAATGATACTTCAA AACAGTGAGGCCATGGTTTCAATTGACATGCCAGCTGGTCCATCTGAAGTTTTGGTCATTGCAGATAAGCATGCAATCCCTTCTCATGTTGCTGCTGATTTGCTTTCCCAG GCTGAGCATGGACCTGATAGTCAGGTTGTTCTTGTGACAGCTGGAGATGGTGTGGATCTGAACTCAATACAAGAGGAACTCAGCAAGCAGTGCAACAGTCTTCCAAGAGGAGAGTTTGCCTCTAAAGCTCTTAGCCACAGTTTTATCGTGCATGCACGTGACATGCTTGAG GTACCTGCTGCGACTACACACAGACGGGGAGTTAAACGAAGATCCACAAAACTTTCACGAAAATGCAGACCTTCCCCATGA
- the LOC107638864 gene encoding accelerated cell death 11, producing the protein MAEVGERKKLSHGPLSCFFCGHGITKEEPVQSAVSDEDGITTRSSRTSTAAAVDHNLLGKIADAFKELAEVVAAASNNAEEAVEVAAFARACSFVAPLFGLVGFHFKFIEMDYVTKVNDLMEASKSFKTLESMVDEDVKTNTVRKQGSHSRNLLKIKRGLDFLRLLFHQILLTEYVHTYIHTPLQCMC; encoded by the exons ATGGCAGAAGTTGGTGAAAGAAAGAAACTGTCACATGGCCCCCTCTCGTGCTTCTTCTGTGGACATGGAATTACAAAAGAAGAACCGGTGCAATCAGCAGTATCCGATGAGGACGGAATCACAACAAGATCAAGCAGGACTTCGACGGCGGCAGCCGTGGATCACAACCTTCTTGGAAAGATCGCAGATGCATTTAAGGAGCTTGCAGAGGTTGTGGCAGCCGCCTCCAATAATGCAGAGGAGGCGGTGGAGGTTGCTGCTTTCGCCCGGGCATGTTCTTTCGTGGCTCCTCTTTTCGGTTTGGTTGGCTTCCATTTCAAGTTCATTGAGATGGATTATGTTACCAAG GTGAATGATCTAATGGAGGCATCCAAGTCATTCAAGACATTGGAATCAATGGTTGATGAGGATGTGAAAACCAATACGGTGAGAAAACAAGGTAGCCACTCGAGGAATCTATTGAAAATAAAACGTGGCCTTGACTTTCTCAGACTACTCTTCCACCAAATTCTACTTACAGAGTacgtacatacatacatacatactccTTTGCAATGCATGTGTTAG
- the LOC107638861 gene encoding pentatricopeptide repeat-containing protein At1g51965, mitochondrial: MRKKTIAKRPPREKIFKPLTKPSTRSHDRTFTLSPSPPTSPPRCDPMARTKNPSRVTPSAKKTPQTKEPPSKPGSSKPSSSKGKRPATPKPPPEPTQPKSRSVPLRSQRGKTRVPLKSVKEPDIGPFDHKAHFLTSHSNYNPYRFKPAMNNDFYEGIIQYHTLCPSFLADLPSLKRKNFPFVDNLIFLDWNHLFDIKKPVYPLLYTDVGLCAYTSVKWDEGVGISYHDALAHICEHVSLIDGITPTHKALWYERAQLHRMNKGPTRSERVVLDNEDDDFVPEDSPSLSNEGTSVSAGKKSALLNVVKDVVQEFVSQSNHLIAMSKEQRKLASKHENFLKKSRDKVVVFMSFIDNLQEDEDPAIDIEEEANSEGNAKPLPPPTPPHAPPLCHKVHRQDHLHLPNRSLSRRRRRNPKTPSFSDPFSDLSDYLQSLQPQCPTVLTPLEASEILKSLKSPSLAWKFFHFCPSLSPNFRHESFTYNRLLLILSNSTSPERFDMARDLLRDMDRLGIRGSISTVNILIGFFGTGQDLEMCVGLVKKWDLRLNAYTYKCLLQAYLRSRDSSKGFDVYLEMQRRGYKLDIFGYNMLLDALAKDGKVDKAYEVFEDMKRRHCEPDAFTYTIMIRMTGKSGKTDESLALFQAMLKKGCIPNLIAYNTIIEALAKGRMVDKLILIFSKMVEDDCQPNEFTYSVLLNVLVAEGRLNKLDDIVELSKKYLNKKIYAYFVRTLNKLGHSSEAHRLFCNMWNYHDKGDRDAYMSMVESLCNGVFTALGRLKQISHIHDLFEKMKQDGPPPDIFTYNILISSFGRSGEVDIAVKLFEELESSNCKPDVVTYNSLINCLGKNGDVDEAHMRFREMQEKGLNPDVVTYSTLIECFGKTDKVDMARKLFDEMLAVGCYPNLVTYNILLDCLERCGRTAEAVDLYAKLKQQGLTPDSITYAVLERLQSGGHNRLRFRRQNPITGWVVSPLR, translated from the exons atgaggaagaaaactatTGCTAAAAGGCCTCCTCGTGAAAAAATCTTCAAGCCTCTCACAAAGCCTTCAACCCGCTCTCACGACCGAACCTTCACTCtatctccttctcctcctacctctcctcctcgGTGTGATCCCATGGCACGAACCAAAAATCCTTCTAGGGTAACTCCTTCCGCCAAGAAGACACCACAGACAAAAGAACCTCCATCCAAGCCAGGGTCATCGAAGCCAAGTTCATCCAAGGGGAAGCGACCAGCCACACCTAAACCTCCACCTGAGCCCACACAACCAAAGTCTAGGTCTGTTCCATTACGCTCTCAAAGAGGAAAAACTCGAGTTCCTCTTAAGTCAGTTAAAGAACCAGACATTGGCCCTTTTGATCACAAAGCTCACTTTTTGACTTCTCATTCGAACTATAACCCTTATAGATTCAAACCTGCCATGAACAATGATTTTTATGAGGGGATTATCCAGTATCATACCCTGTGTCCATCTTTTCTAGCTGATTTGCcatctttgaaaagaaaaaattttccaTTTGTTGATAACTTGATTTTTCTGGACTGGAATCATCTTTTTGATATCAAAAAGCCTGTTTACCCCTTgttg tatactgatgttgggcTTTGTGCTTACACTTcggttaagtgggatgaaggtgtTGGAATTTCTTATCATGATGCATTGGCTCacatttgtgaacatgtttctTTAATAGATGGCATTACACCTACTCATAAAGCCCTATGGTATGAGCGTGCTCAGTTGCATCGAATG aaCAAAGGACCTACTCGATCTGAAAGGGTGGTCTTAGATAATGAAGATGATGACTTTGTTCCTGAGGATTCTCCTTCTCTTTCCAATGAGGGTACATCCGTATCTGCTGGGAAGAAATCTGCTCTGCTGAATGTGGTCAAAGATGTTGTTCAGGAGTTTGTCTCCCAATCAAACCACTTAATTGCCATGAGCAAGGAACAAAGGAAGCTAGCCAGCAAGCATGAGAATTTCCTAAAGAAATCAAGGGATAAAGTGGTTGTGTTCATGTCTTTTATCGATAACCTTCAAGAGGATGAAGACCCTGCCATTGatattgaagaggaagctaattcggaggggaatg CTAAACCGCTGCCACCACCCACTCCGCCCCACGCGCCGCCACTTTGCCACAAAGTACACCGCCAAGATCACCTCCACCTCCCCAACCGGTCGCTCTCTCGTCGCCGCCGCCGAAACCCCAAAACGCCGTCGTTCTCAGACCCATTCTCCGACCTCTCCGACTACCTCCAGTCCCTCCAACCCCAATGCCCGACCGTCCTCACCCCTCTCGAAGCCTCCGAGATCCTCAAATCCCTAAAATCCCCATCCCTTGCATGGAAATTCTTCCACTTCTGCCCCTCTCTTTCCCCCAATTTCCGACACGAGTCCTTCACCTACAACCGCCTCCTCCTCATCCTCTCCAATTCCACCTCCCCCGAACGCTTCGACATGGCCCGCGACCTCCTCCGCGACATGGACCGCCTCGGCATACGTGGCTCAATCTCCACCGTTAACATTCTCATTGGATTCTTCGGCACTGGCCAGGATCTCGAGATGTGTGTTGGGTTGGTGAAGAAGTGGGATTTGAGGCTCAATGCCTACACCTACAAGTGCTTGCTTCAGGCGTATTTGAGGTCACGTGATTCGTCTAAGGGCTTTGATGTGTATTTGGAGATGCAGAGGCGCGGTTACAAGTTGGATATCTTTGGTTACAACATGCTCTTGGATGCTTTGGCTAAAGATGGAAAG GTGGATAAGGCATATGAAGTTTTTGAGGACATGAAGCGGCGGCATTGTGAGCCTGACGCGTTTACATACACCATTATGATCAGAATGACGGGTAAATCTGGTAAAACTGATGAGTCTCTAGCACTTTTTCAGGCCATGTTAAAAAAAGGGTGCATTCCTAATTTGATTGCTTATAATACTATCATTGAGGCCCTTGCCAAGGGGCGAATGGTTGACAAGCTCATTCTAATTTTCTCAAAGATGGTGGAGGATGATTGTCAGCCTAATGAATTTACATACAGTGTGCTTTTGAATGTTTTGGTTGCTGAAGGACGCCTTAATAAGCTTGACGATATAGTGGAGTTATCAAAGAAGTATCTTAATAAGAAGATATACGCATACTTTGTAAGGACTTTAAACAAACTGGGTCATTCTAGTGAAGCACATAGACTATTTTGCAACATGTGGAACTATCATGACAAGGGTGATAGAGATGCTTACATGTCCATGGTGGAGAGTTTATGCAATGGTG TATTCACTGCTCTGGGAAGGTTGAAGCAAATATCACATATTCATGATCTTTTTGAAAAGATGAAACAAGATGGCCCTCCACCAGACATATTTACATACAATATTCTGATCTCCAGCTTTGGTAGATCTGGGGAAGTTGACATTGCCGTAAAATTGTTTGAAGAACTAGAGAGTAGCAATTGTAAGCCCGATGTTGTTACCTATAACTCTCTGATCAATTGCCTTGGAAAGAATGGGGATGTTGATGAAGCTCACATGAGGTTTAGAGAAATGCAAGAGAAAGGATTGAATCCAGATGTTGTAACTTATAGTACACTGATTGAATGTTTTGGCAAGACGGATAAAGTTGACATGGCGCGTAAATTGTTTGATGAGATGCTTGCAGTAGGATGCTATCCTAACTTGGTCACATATAATATTTTACTCGATTGTCTTGAAAGGTGCGGGAGAACTGCTGAGGCAGTGGACCTTTATGCGAAACTTAAGCAGCAAGGATTGACACCGGATTCAATCACATATGCGGTGCTTGAACGGTTGCAAAGCGGCGGGCATAACAGGTTGAGATTTCGCAGGCAGAACCCCATTACAGGATGGGTTGTCAGCCCTTTAAGATGA